In the genome of Deinococcus aquaedulcis, one region contains:
- a CDS encoding AAA family ATPase — MTIPDPLTLWRELEAAVRHTLTHNELAQGGLLIAVLSALAVQARTLPAQLWGWLKGRATLTLEVQGDDAAFPWLAAWLAAQPVGVHLRHLGVVTRFNEQMGGQNLCLGLDRDGDEVNVRLVPLSGQVLLRYRGHWLLARPSRTQRQLPGRAAGGFDHNLTFRMLSRARPVVAELLREAYEATAGRGDGRIEIHVPSYDSWSLAERRPARPLTSLIYSAGVLDTLRGDLDAFFQDRDWYADMGIPYRRGYLLHGPPGNGKSSLVAALAGAYGLNVCVLNLAAPELTDDRLNTLLGNLPRRALLLLEDIDAVFVGREPRSAAVKLSFNGLLNALDGVAAGEGRVTFMTTNHLSGLDPALIRPGRADRHLPLGNATPAQVAGMLRRFWPAWPEAQVQALSAGVPGGLLSMARVQEYLLERRHDEAAVGRDWPGLVGTPCPTRLLLAAS; from the coding sequence ATGACCATTCCTGATCCCCTGACCCTCTGGCGTGAGCTGGAGGCCGCCGTCCGCCACACCCTCACCCACAACGAACTGGCCCAGGGCGGCCTGCTGATCGCCGTGCTCAGCGCGCTGGCCGTGCAGGCCCGCACGCTGCCCGCGCAGCTCTGGGGCTGGCTCAAGGGCCGGGCGACCCTCACGCTGGAGGTGCAGGGCGACGACGCCGCGTTTCCCTGGCTGGCGGCGTGGCTGGCCGCGCAGCCGGTGGGCGTGCACCTGCGCCACCTGGGCGTGGTGACCCGCTTTAACGAACAGATGGGCGGCCAGAACCTGTGCCTGGGCCTGGACCGCGACGGCGACGAGGTGAACGTGCGGCTGGTGCCCCTGAGCGGGCAGGTGCTGCTGCGCTACCGGGGCCACTGGCTGCTGGCCCGCCCCAGCCGCACCCAGCGCCAGTTGCCGGGCCGCGCGGCCGGGGGCTTTGACCACAACCTCACCTTTCGCATGCTCAGCCGCGCCCGCCCGGTCGTGGCCGAGCTGCTGCGCGAAGCCTACGAGGCCACCGCCGGCCGGGGCGACGGCCGCATTGAGATCCATGTGCCCAGCTACGACAGCTGGTCCCTGGCCGAACGCCGCCCGGCGCGCCCGCTGACCAGCCTGATCTACAGCGCCGGCGTGCTGGACACGCTGCGTGGCGACCTGGACGCCTTTTTTCAGGACCGGGACTGGTACGCAGATATGGGCATTCCCTACCGCCGGGGCTACCTGCTGCACGGCCCGCCCGGCAACGGCAAAAGCAGCCTTGTGGCGGCGCTGGCTGGCGCTTACGGCCTGAACGTGTGCGTGCTGAATCTGGCCGCCCCCGAACTGACCGATGACCGCCTGAACACGCTGCTGGGCAACCTGCCCCGGCGCGCCCTGCTGCTGCTAGAAGACATTGACGCCGTCTTCGTGGGCCGCGAACCCCGCTCGGCGGCCGTGAAGCTGTCCTTTAATGGGCTGCTCAATGCCCTCGACGGCGTGGCGGCGGGCGAAGGCCGCGTGACCTTCATGACCACCAACCACCTGTCGGGGCTGGACCCCGCCCTGATCCGCCCGGGGCGCGCCGACCGGCACCTGCCCTTAGGCAACGCCACGCCCGCCCAGGTGGCCGGGATGCTGCGCCGCTTCTGGCCAGCCTGGCCGGAGGCGCAGGTGCAGGCCCTGAGCGCCGGGGTGCCGGGCGGCCTGCTGAGCATGGCCCGCGTGCAGGAATACCTGCTGGAGCGCCGCCACGACGAAGCGGCGGTGGGGCGCGACTGGCCCGGGCTGGTGGGGACCCCCTGCCCCACGCGCCTGCTGCTGGCCGCCAGCTGA
- a CDS encoding winged helix-turn-helix domain-containing protein produces the protein MTESALPGAMQALLGLDRVIHEPVRLAILSLLAGAQDAEFKFLEATLGLSKGNLSSHAAKLEDAGYVAIVKTFRGKVPVTSYRITPAGRQALDTYWAALRGAAPAPAADQPD, from the coding sequence ATGACTGAGTCGGCGCTGCCTGGGGCCATGCAGGCGCTGCTGGGCCTGGACCGGGTGATCCACGAGCCCGTGCGCCTTGCCATCCTCTCGTTGCTGGCTGGTGCCCAGGACGCCGAGTTCAAGTTTCTGGAAGCCACCCTGGGCCTCAGCAAGGGCAACCTTTCCAGCCACGCCGCCAAGCTGGAAGACGCCGGCTACGTGGCCATCGTCAAGACCTTCCGGGGCAAGGTGCCGGTCACGAGTTACCGCATCACCCCTGCTGGCCGGCAGGCCCTGGACACCTACTGGGCGGCGCTGCGCGGCGCGGCCCCGGCGCCCGCAGCAGATCAGCCCGACTGA